From a single Solenopsis invicta isolate M01_SB chromosome 6, UNIL_Sinv_3.0, whole genome shotgun sequence genomic region:
- the LOC105196553 gene encoding mediator of RNA polymerase II transcription subunit 8 isoform X1 — protein sequence MQREEKQLDSALEAIIMRVNDVKNAIAAMIFKVEHEYETLNWPNFLDNFALISSHLTSLSKILGHDKAPNLKNLTVLPLRLSPEKDEELLRLTENRIPTFAHDLVPDYLRTKLEPQVEQKMMQLETKAAAVNIDATHDYNKQVAQYNKVVSHVWDIANKAREDWEGEVSTRATQAQTSSAADTNALLAAVGVGKGLKSDSIQMVQSGVNPVANSMMVGRPGNQQQTTGQGPMGNPPMGQMNKAPSAIKTNIKAASQIHPYR from the exons ATGCAGAGGGAGGAGAAGCAACTGGACTCCGCCTTAGAGGCTATAATAATGCGGGTAAACGACGTGAAGAACGCGATTGCCGCAATGATATTCAAGGTAGAGCACGAATACGAGACCTTGAACTGGCCGAATTTTCTCGACAACTTCGCTCTTATTTCCAGCCAC CTGACTAGCCTCTCGAAGATTCTTGGTCACGACAAAGCGCCGAATCTCAAGAATTTGACGGTTCTACCACTACGCTTGAGTCCAGAGAAGGATGAGGAGCTGTTGCGTCTGACCGAGAATCGTATCCCCACGTTCGCGCACGACCTGGTCCCGGATTACTTGAGAACGAAGCTGGAGCCCCAAGTCGAACAGAAGATGATGCAGTTGGAGACCAAGGCTGCGGCTGTCAATATTGATGCGACACAC GACTACAAT AAACAAGTGGCGCAGTATAATAAAGTAGTTAGCCACGTGTGGGACATAGCAAACAAGGCGCGAGAAGATTGGGAGGGCGAGGTTAGCACCAGAGCGACACAGGCGCAGACCAGCAGTGCTGCAGACACCAATGCTCTTTTAGCTGCTGTGGGAGTAGGTAAAGGTTTGAAG TCTGATTCGATACAAATGGTTCAATCTGGCGTAAATCCAGTAGCTAACAGCATGATGGTGGGCAGACCTGGCAATCAGCAGCAAACGACAGGGCAAGGGCCAATGGGTAATCCACCGA TGGGACAAATGAATAAGGCGCCAAGTGCAATTAAAACGAATATCAAAGCGGCGTCACAAATCCATCCTTATAGATAA
- the LOC105196553 gene encoding mediator of RNA polymerase II transcription subunit 8 isoform X2 — MQREEKQLDSALEAIIMRVNDVKNAIAAMIFKVEHEYETLNWPNFLDNFALISSHLTSLSKILGHDKAPNLKNLTVLPLRLSPEKDEELLRLTENRIPTFAHDLVPDYLRTKLEPQVEQKMMQLETKAAAVNIDATHKQVAQYNKVVSHVWDIANKAREDWEGEVSTRATQAQTSSAADTNALLAAVGVGKGLKSDSIQMVQSGVNPVANSMMVGRPGNQQQTTGQGPMGNPPMGQMNKAPSAIKTNIKAASQIHPYR; from the exons ATGCAGAGGGAGGAGAAGCAACTGGACTCCGCCTTAGAGGCTATAATAATGCGGGTAAACGACGTGAAGAACGCGATTGCCGCAATGATATTCAAGGTAGAGCACGAATACGAGACCTTGAACTGGCCGAATTTTCTCGACAACTTCGCTCTTATTTCCAGCCAC CTGACTAGCCTCTCGAAGATTCTTGGTCACGACAAAGCGCCGAATCTCAAGAATTTGACGGTTCTACCACTACGCTTGAGTCCAGAGAAGGATGAGGAGCTGTTGCGTCTGACCGAGAATCGTATCCCCACGTTCGCGCACGACCTGGTCCCGGATTACTTGAGAACGAAGCTGGAGCCCCAAGTCGAACAGAAGATGATGCAGTTGGAGACCAAGGCTGCGGCTGTCAATATTGATGCGACACAC AAACAAGTGGCGCAGTATAATAAAGTAGTTAGCCACGTGTGGGACATAGCAAACAAGGCGCGAGAAGATTGGGAGGGCGAGGTTAGCACCAGAGCGACACAGGCGCAGACCAGCAGTGCTGCAGACACCAATGCTCTTTTAGCTGCTGTGGGAGTAGGTAAAGGTTTGAAG TCTGATTCGATACAAATGGTTCAATCTGGCGTAAATCCAGTAGCTAACAGCATGATGGTGGGCAGACCTGGCAATCAGCAGCAAACGACAGGGCAAGGGCCAATGGGTAATCCACCGA TGGGACAAATGAATAAGGCGCCAAGTGCAATTAAAACGAATATCAAAGCGGCGTCACAAATCCATCCTTATAGATAA
- the LOC105196568 gene encoding adenylate kinase isoenzyme 5 encodes MGICLDTDQQNGSQMFEENNARATGRWRGEAGLLATPPDGHFPKQNVGPVKFEIPKIPVIFVLGGPGSGKVTYCDNLIQEKKGITHINMMDLLQQYALGNDMQDFGQLSSKTVTEVLMLEMKMSPGAKVFLVSGYPRNMRDVVEYAEKIKIVNGVILVSWRQEVLERQIDFGAQLGHVVIGLARMELHNFYRNVMPVAEYFDQSGMLLEINGERNPSEVYVSFRDAVLRILGMPSGSIQDQDVPQSLEAEVEVERRKESTGSALSQQVVGTDRIPAPVALNTPKTSDKPRKGLPAFIWVIGGPGSNKATLCAQAVRNMPGWQHISVGELLRIMASSNMIVNDAIVSGEMVPHDIVMKLIEQQILLNRDSDGIVIDGYPRDLNQVQEFENKFGQEPSLVLLDCSKLQLGRGRLDDSVSAFRKRLELFREVSLPMLKTLDNDNRLTIVDGDTDVPSVQQDFAAALYQLMRRARRKEEESLHGPDSSVNTRHPNGIHASNKYQNERAIPNGDAKPVVNGVSNHIGKTANVTKNGFIAQGVGTITNGVLNNMKHIQQQNGHIHQNGIANGTAHMLQNGVAHLANGIVSGNNKVAPAMHNYLPKDPIRKMYNEVEGYQQNLHM; translated from the exons ATGGGCATCTGCCTGGACACAG aTCAACAAAATGGATCGCAGATGTTTGAGGAAAATAATGCTCGAGCTACAGGAAGATGGAGAGGAGAGGCTGGTCTTTTGGCGACTCCACCAGATGGACATTTCCCGAAACAAAATGTTGGACCTGTTAAATTCGAAATACCAAAAATTCCAGTTATATTTGTACTCG GAGGCCCTGGTAGTGGTAAGGTGACATATTGcgataatttaatacaagaaaagaaaggaataaCGCATATCAACATGATGGATCTTCTTCAACAATATGCATTAGGAAATG ataTGCAAGATTTTGGACAACTTAGTAGCAAAACTGTCACAGAAGTACTCATGCTTGAGATGAAAATGTCCCCAGGAGCCAAAGTCTTTCTTGTAAGCGGATATCCTCGAAATATGCGCGATGTAGTGGAATATGCTGAAAAA ataaaaattgttaatggcGTCATTCTCGTATCATGGAGGCAAGAAGTGTTAGAGAGACAAATTGATTTCGGTGCACAACTCGGTCACGTTGTTATTGGATTAGCTAGAATGGagttgcataatttttataggAACGTAATGCCAGTCGCGGAATATTTCGATCAAAGTGGAATGTTACTTGAG ATAAATGGGGAACGAAATCCGAGTGAAGTCTATGTTAGTTTTCGAGATGCCGTCCTTAGGATTCTCGGAATGCCAAGCGGTAGCATTCAAGATCAAGATGTACCTCAATCTTTAGAAGCCGAg GTCGAAGTGGAAAGGAGAAAAGAATCGACGGGTTCGGCATTATCGCAACAAGTTGTAGGAACTGACAGAATACCAGCTCCAGTAGCATTAAATACACCAAAAACATCTGATAAACCGAGAAAAGGATTACCAGCATTTATTTGGGTGatag GTGGACCAGGAAGTAATAAGGCGACTCTTTGCGCCCAAGCTGTTCGTAATATGCCAGGTTGGCAGCATATAAGTGTTGGTGAATTGTTAAGAATAATGGCATCGTCTAATATGATTGTGAATGACGCAATTGTTTCGGGTGAAATGGTCCCTCACGATATTGTAATGAAACTTATAgagcaacaaattcttttgaATCGAGATTCGGACGGTATCGTCATAGATGGATACCCCAGGGACTTGAATCAAGTGCAggaatttgaaaataaa tTTGGACAAGAACCATCATTAGTGCTACTTGATTGTTCTAAACTGCAACTCGGGAGAGGAAGACTGGACGACAGTGTTTCAGCATTTAGGAAAAGATTAGAGCTCTTTCGCGAAGTGTCTCTTCCCATGTTGAAAACACTGGACAACGATAATCGCTTAACAATT gtGGACGGCGATACAGATGTACCTAGTGTCCAGCAGGATTTTGCTGCTGCGTTATATCAATTAATGCGTCGGGCACGTCGCAAAGAAGAGGAAAGTCTACATGGTCCGGATTCGTCTGTGAATACGAGACACCCAAACGGGATACATGCCTcgaataaatatcaaaatgaaCGTGCCATACCTAATGGCGATGCCAAACCAGTAGTTAACGGCGTATCCAATCATATTGGAAAGACAGCCAATGtgacaaaaaatggatttattgcTCAAG GAGTAGGTACCATCACTAATGGTGTATTGAACAATATGAAGCACATTCAACAACAGAATGGTCATATTCATCAAAATGGCATCGCGAATGGAACGGCACATATGCTGCAGAATGGTGTGGCGCATTTAGCCAACGGCATTGTATCCGGCAACAATAAAGTCGCACCAGCGATGCACAACTATTTGCCAAAAGATCCGATCAGGAAAATGTATAATGAAGTCGAAGGTTATCAGCAGAATCTTCATATGTAA